One window of the Mycoplasmopsis anatis genome contains the following:
- the atpD gene encoding F0F1 ATP synthase subunit beta — MKKNIGTVVQILGPVVDVRFTPGNLPKLLNALEIKHNGETYTLEVSQHMGDDTVRSIAMVSTNGLSRGMEVIDTGSAISVPVGNKVLGRMFDVLGNPIDNMEDLVDVERKPIHAAAPSYEEQKTTSEILETGIKVIDLLIPYAKGGKIGLFGGAGVGKTVLVQELINNIATQHSGLSVFAGVGERTREGNDLYHEMKAAGVLDKTALVFGQMNEPPGARMRVALTGLTMAEYFRDEQNQDVLLFIDNIFRFTQAGSEVSALLGRMPSAVGYQPTLATEMGQLQERITSTRRGSITSVQAVYVPADDLTDPAPATTFTHLDAKTVLDRNIAALGIYPAIDPLESSSRLLDPLVIGQEHYMVAQGVISILQRFKELQDIIAILGMGELSEEDKKIVARARRIRNFLSQPFNVAEKFSGIPGEFVKVEDTIRSFKEILEGKYDEYPEDIFRYAGSIEQVKERYNKLKEDK, encoded by the coding sequence ATGAAGAAAAATATTGGAACAGTTGTTCAGATATTAGGTCCAGTTGTCGATGTTCGTTTTACTCCAGGTAATTTACCAAAGTTACTAAATGCTTTAGAAATAAAACACAATGGAGAAACTTATACATTAGAAGTTTCACAACACATGGGAGATGATACAGTCAGATCTATTGCGATGGTTTCTACAAATGGTCTAAGTAGAGGAATGGAAGTAATAGATACTGGTTCAGCAATCAGTGTTCCTGTAGGAAATAAAGTTCTCGGAAGAATGTTTGATGTGCTAGGAAATCCAATCGATAATATGGAAGATCTTGTCGATGTTGAACGTAAACCTATCCATGCTGCTGCTCCTTCATACGAAGAACAAAAAACAACTTCGGAAATTCTTGAAACTGGAATTAAAGTTATAGATTTATTAATACCATATGCTAAAGGTGGAAAGATCGGACTTTTTGGTGGTGCTGGTGTTGGTAAAACTGTTCTTGTTCAAGAATTAATCAATAATATTGCTACACAACACAGTGGTCTTTCTGTTTTTGCTGGTGTTGGTGAACGTACACGTGAAGGAAATGATTTATATCACGAAATGAAAGCTGCTGGTGTTTTAGACAAAACAGCATTAGTTTTTGGTCAAATGAATGAACCCCCTGGTGCACGTATGAGGGTTGCACTTACTGGTTTGACAATGGCTGAATATTTTAGAGATGAACAAAATCAAGATGTTCTTTTATTCATTGATAACATCTTTAGATTTACACAAGCTGGTTCAGAAGTGTCTGCCTTGTTAGGTCGTATGCCTAGTGCGGTAGGATATCAACCAACACTAGCAACAGAGATGGGTCAACTACAAGAGAGAATTACATCTACTAGACGCGGTTCAATAACTTCAGTTCAAGCTGTTTATGTTCCAGCAGACGATTTAACTGACCCAGCTCCAGCAACAACATTTACCCATCTTGATGCAAAAACAGTTTTAGATCGTAATATTGCAGCACTTGGGATTTACCCAGCAATTGACCCGCTTGAGAGTTCATCACGCTTGCTTGATCCACTTGTAATTGGTCAAGAACACTACATGGTTGCTCAAGGAGTTATTAGTATCCTTCAAAGATTTAAAGAACTTCAAGACATTATCGCAATTTTAGGTATGGGTGAACTTAGTGAAGAAGATAAGAAAATTGTTGCTAGAGCTCGTAGAATTCGTAATTTTCTTTCACAACCATTTAATGTTGCTGAAAAATTCTCGGGTATTCCTGGTGAATTTGTTAAAGTTGAAGATACAATTAGAAGCTTTAAGGAAATACTTGAAGGTAAATACGATGAATATCCTGAAGATATTTTCCGTTATGCCGGAAGCATCGAACAAGTTAAAGAACGTTACAACAAACTAAAAGAAGATAAATAG
- a CDS encoding ZIP family metal transporter, producing the protein MFQKIEYLSNLVGSLETKILLVFIFLAILLLIPIFISLLLPFFFKQLNNKTKTYLYAFVTGFFIVMSLFGFMREALEISSVNSQRDWGENYVYISNILIVAGGSLIGIFISFFIKYIISYKVNKKLLASKQMSVFVHVHDHDKSNVHSHTHPDIIFNKHDSVELTKDINKKSESKLKFVALLLLLTHRIPEGIILGNSISLIVEGSSNDITIAFIISLILHLIPEEIIFFYRLREAGYSKWKAVLISISGLLLFLPFMLIGSIIGKYILQNWVIYAAMQSLIGGIFLFTSLVEFFPEFYHSNFDKKSWVKTLIFLFAGIIISIFILSFHLHGSSPV; encoded by the coding sequence ATGTTTCAAAAAATTGAATATCTTAGTAATTTAGTTGGTTCACTAGAAACTAAAATACTTTTAGTATTTATCTTTCTGGCTATCCTTTTATTAATACCAATTTTTATTTCATTATTACTTCCTTTTTTCTTTAAGCAATTAAACAACAAAACCAAAACTTATTTATATGCTTTTGTAACTGGCTTTTTCATAGTTATGTCTCTTTTTGGATTTATGAGAGAAGCATTAGAGATCTCTTCAGTAAACTCTCAAAGAGATTGAGGTGAAAATTATGTTTATATTAGTAATATTTTAATTGTTGCAGGTGGTTCACTAATAGGAATATTTATAAGTTTTTTCATAAAATATATTATTTCTTATAAAGTTAATAAAAAACTTCTAGCTTCTAAACAAATGAGTGTTTTTGTGCACGTTCACGATCATGATAAATCAAATGTACATTCACACACTCATCCAGATATTATTTTTAATAAACATGATTCAGTTGAATTAACTAAAGATATAAATAAAAAAAGTGAATCTAAATTAAAATTTGTTGCTCTTTTATTACTTTTAACACATAGAATACCTGAAGGAATTATTTTAGGTAATAGTATTAGTTTAATCGTTGAAGGTAGTTCAAATGATATTACTATTGCCTTTATTATTTCACTTATACTTCACTTAATTCCTGAAGAGATAATCTTCTTCTATAGACTAAGAGAAGCAGGTTATAGTAAATGAAAAGCAGTTTTAATTTCTATTTCAGGTTTACTATTATTCTTACCATTTATGTTAATTGGTTCAATTATTGGTAAATATATTCTACAAAACTGAGTAATTTACGCAGCTATGCAATCACTAATTGGAGGAATATTCTTATTTACTTCTCTTGTTGAATTCTTCCCTGAATTCTACCACTCAAATTTTGATAAGAAAAGCTGAGTAAAAACATTAATATTCCTCTTTGCCGGAATAATAATAAGTATTTTTATTCTTTCATTCCATTTACATGGAAGTTCACCGGTGTAA
- the nadE gene encoding NAD(+) synthase, translating to MKTTLTKYNGREREFNKEIALSYIETIVNFLKDKVKESNSKGLIVGISGGIDSALVYALCKKAFPNDTLGVIMPIDKMDHDLVHIKELEKSQNAKFITVELKNTFDSILAATNVEDKMSISNIKPRLRMTTLYALAQSKRYLVCGTDNKDEYFTGYFTKYGDGGVDLLPIVHLTKSEVKYLSELLNVPYSIINKKPSAGLWEGQSDEDELGFSYDDLDFYLDHIDNNVIINKYLDQKVIEKIEKMHKNSEHKRQSAYKPLEINKK from the coding sequence ATGAAAACAACATTAACAAAATATAACGGAAGAGAAAGAGAATTTAATAAAGAAATAGCATTAAGCTATATTGAAACTATAGTAAATTTCTTAAAGGATAAGGTCAAGGAATCTAATTCAAAAGGTTTAATTGTCGGAATTAGTGGTGGAATTGATTCAGCTCTTGTGTATGCTTTATGTAAAAAAGCATTTCCAAATGATACTTTAGGTGTAATCATGCCTATTGATAAGATGGATCATGATTTAGTTCATATAAAAGAACTAGAAAAAAGTCAAAACGCCAAATTTATTACTGTAGAGCTAAAAAATACTTTTGATTCTATTTTAGCTGCAACTAATGTTGAAGATAAAATGTCAATTTCAAACATTAAACCTAGACTTAGAATGACAACACTTTATGCATTAGCACAATCAAAGAGATATTTAGTTTGCGGTACAGATAATAAAGATGAATACTTTACTGGTTATTTCACTAAATATGGTGATGGTGGTGTTGATTTATTACCCATTGTTCACTTAACTAAATCTGAAGTTAAATACCTTTCAGAATTACTTAATGTTCCATATTCAATTATTAACAAAAAACCTTCTGCAGGATTATGAGAAGGACAATCAGATGAGGATGAATTAGGTTTTAGTTATGATGATTTAGATTTTTACTTAGATCATATTGATAATAATGTTATAATAAACAAATATTTAGATCAAAAAGTTATTGAAAAAATAGAAAAAATGCATAAAAATAGCGAACATAAACGTCAAAGTGCTTATAAACCGCTAGAAATTAATAAAAAATAA
- a CDS encoding TrkH family potassium uptake protein, producing the protein MKKNIQKAIDKISSLKSSISHQKWIFVVYVLIVFLSAILLYSPITQNLESGNKRATFMDAIFTTASSFSDTGILTVPTYSQWNEFGQAIIALLILLGGIGVFSLKLFLINWLFRKKSISLNEINLVNSERGSHNVSQTIRLVIVSLKFLLSAIVVFSFILTLYFYYSEPTQTEGMKEFFNSKGITFNNPHRNFLLSLKFGIFHSISAINNAGFDIIGPNSLMPYYLNYFAQIMFVILFLLGGLGYPTIYDIRKFISHKIKRKSGKYNFSIFTKVSTLTYLITAIIGFLITFLFEYFSKDPNTFWNYEFHGKSFYGNDWQKTFAILFNILSTRSSGFATTDFNHFTSANTIIYSIFMFIGAAPASTGGGIRTTTFAIIILSVFTKIIGLPNIRIFKRSIPNETIYRSTQVFVISILLVLIISFICTTSSPVYSGKGSEFNNFSNYLFITSSAFGTCGLSSGLDLKDYNIASKIALIILMFVGQFGISSTLLLWGRKRNYKNHFNYIESDVAIG; encoded by the coding sequence ATGAAAAAAAATATTCAAAAAGCAATAGATAAGATTTCTTCACTAAAATCAAGTATTTCACATCAAAAGTGAATTTTTGTTGTATATGTACTGATAGTCTTTTTATCTGCTATATTACTTTATAGTCCAATAACTCAAAATTTAGAATCTGGTAATAAAAGAGCTACATTTATGGATGCAATATTTACTACCGCTAGCTCATTTAGTGATACAGGAATTCTAACAGTACCAACATATAGTCAATGAAATGAATTTGGGCAAGCAATCATAGCTCTACTTATTTTGCTAGGTGGTATTGGAGTTTTCTCGTTAAAGTTATTTTTAATAAATTGACTTTTCAGAAAGAAAAGTATTAGTTTAAATGAAATAAATTTAGTTAATAGCGAAAGAGGTTCACATAATGTATCACAAACTATTAGATTAGTTATAGTTAGTCTGAAATTTTTACTTTCAGCTATTGTAGTATTTTCATTTATTTTAACTTTATATTTTTATTATTCAGAACCTACTCAAACAGAAGGAATGAAAGAATTTTTTAATAGTAAAGGTATAACTTTTAACAATCCACATAGAAATTTCCTTCTTAGCTTAAAATTTGGTATTTTCCATTCAATTTCAGCAATTAACAATGCTGGATTTGATATTATTGGACCAAATTCATTGATGCCATATTACTTAAATTATTTTGCACAAATAATGTTTGTAATTTTATTTCTTCTTGGAGGATTAGGTTATCCAACTATTTATGATATACGTAAATTTATATCGCACAAAATAAAAAGAAAAAGCGGTAAATATAATTTCAGTATTTTTACAAAAGTTTCAACCTTAACATATTTAATTACTGCTATTATAGGTTTTTTAATTACATTTTTATTTGAATATTTCTCTAAAGATCCTAATACATTTTGAAATTATGAATTTCATGGTAAATCATTCTATGGAAATGATTGACAAAAAACTTTTGCCATTTTATTTAATATACTTTCAACTCGTTCTTCTGGATTTGCAACTACAGATTTTAATCATTTTACTAGTGCTAACACAATAATATATTCAATTTTTATGTTTATTGGTGCAGCACCAGCCTCTACCGGAGGTGGAATAAGAACAACAACATTTGCAATTATTATTTTAAGTGTATTTACAAAAATTATTGGACTACCTAACATACGTATTTTTAAACGTTCTATTCCTAATGAAACAATCTATCGCTCTACCCAAGTGTTTGTGATTAGTATTCTTCTAGTTTTGATTATTAGTTTTATATGCACAACTAGCTCACCTGTTTATAGTGGTAAAGGTAGTGAATTTAACAATTTTTCAAACTATCTGTTCATTACTTCTAGTGCCTTCGGTACTTGCGGCCTATCAAGTGGACTTGATTTAAAAGATTATAATATAGCAAGTAAAATAGCACTTATTATATTAATGTTTGTTGGACAATTCGGAATTAGTTCAACTCTATTATTATGAGGTAGAAAACGTAATTATAAAAATCATTTCAACTATATAGAAAGCGATGTTGCAATAGGTTAA
- the atpG gene encoding ATP synthase F1 subunit gamma: MPNLNGLKNRISVVANTKKITHAMEMVSASKLRVIKKEFDNIQNYKNSLENTFGDIMNHMSKAELETLFPAEKRNDSDLYIIITSDLGLCGSYNSNIVNLSRTRVKENDLVILLGNKGISQSNKITKNIENIIRSFDEIGTKFSYELASLIAAEAFELYKQRKIKKINVIYTKFINNVIQDADVKTLFPFEVKNDHKSVHTEIEFEPSAEKVLKNAIPLYLSSLIYALGSSSKLSEMASRRNAMENATDNAHEIEQTLILEYNSTRQGLITQEITEIVSGADAT, from the coding sequence ATGCCAAATTTAAATGGTTTAAAAAACCGTATTTCCGTAGTTGCTAATACAAAGAAAATTACACATGCTATGGAAATGGTTAGTGCCTCTAAACTAAGAGTTATAAAGAAAGAATTTGATAATATTCAAAATTATAAAAATTCTCTTGAAAACACTTTCGGTGATATTATGAACCACATGAGTAAAGCCGAATTAGAAACTCTTTTTCCAGCAGAGAAAAGAAATGATAGTGATCTTTATATTATCATAACTAGTGATTTAGGCTTATGTGGATCATATAATTCTAATATTGTAAACTTATCTAGAACTAGAGTTAAAGAAAATGATTTAGTAATTTTACTAGGAAATAAAGGAATCTCACAATCAAATAAAATTACTAAAAATATAGAAAATATTATTAGATCGTTTGACGAAATTGGTACCAAATTTTCATATGAACTAGCAAGTTTGATTGCCGCTGAAGCTTTTGAACTTTACAAGCAAAGAAAAATTAAGAAAATCAACGTTATTTATACTAAATTTATCAATAATGTTATTCAAGATGCAGATGTTAAAACTTTATTTCCATTTGAAGTAAAAAACGATCATAAAAGCGTTCATACTGAAATAGAATTCGAACCTAGTGCAGAAAAAGTGCTAAAAAATGCTATTCCACTTTATTTGAGTAGTTTAATTTATGCTCTAGGTTCTTCGTCAAAGCTTTCAGAAATGGCTTCACGTAGAAATGCTATGGAAAATGCTACTGATAATGCTCACGAGATTGAGCAAACTCTAATTTTAGAATACAATAGTACAAGACAAGGTTTAATCACACAAGAAATTACAGAAATAGTTTCTGGTGCTGATGCTACATAA
- the atpC gene encoding ATP synthase F1 subunit epsilon — translation MKTINLVITTPIKEVYNGQVEIVTLKTANGFIGLQANHAPFFSNIEPGKLEINSEKSKNYEKYLVGSGLIYCNGSEINILTDDILLYDEIDIERAKKDRELALELLKQGNRIGPDMAKVELKLKKAISKIDAYNEIHK, via the coding sequence ATGAAAACTATTAATTTAGTTATTACTACACCAATTAAAGAAGTTTATAATGGTCAAGTTGAAATTGTCACATTAAAAACAGCAAACGGCTTTATCGGTCTTCAAGCTAATCACGCTCCATTTTTTTCAAATATAGAACCTGGAAAATTGGAAATTAATAGTGAAAAAAGTAAAAATTATGAAAAATATCTTGTAGGTAGTGGACTTATTTATTGTAATGGTTCAGAAATTAATATTTTAACTGATGATATTCTACTATACGATGAAATAGATATAGAAAGAGCTAAAAAAGATCGCGAATTAGCATTAGAATTACTTAAACAAGGTAATCGTATCGGTCCAGATATGGCTAAGGTAGAATTAAAACTTAAAAAAGCAATTTCGAAAATTGATGCATACAATGAAATTCATAAATAA
- a CDS encoding YebC/PmpR family DNA-binding transcriptional regulator — MAGHSHSANIAHRKGAQDAARGKIFQKLSKEIYVAASGAGGPDPESNPALKLAISKAKAKNMPKDNIERAIQKAKGDKNSSSYIETLFNATVGGGVTFIVNTLSDNINRVTSNIQAYFKKQNASLGKTGQIPYPFEKKGIIQIDDSLISEDVLLLNALELGAEDVKHIVEDNIFEVTSAPENFNDLRKAIENDLGITEFKMCEITYIPSLFIALDDEKKEKLLNFANDLQEDDDVQDVYHNIEI, encoded by the coding sequence ATGGCAGGACACTCACACTCAGCAAATATTGCTCACAGAAAAGGTGCACAAGATGCAGCAAGAGGGAAAATATTTCAAAAATTATCAAAAGAAATTTATGTAGCAGCTTCAGGAGCTGGCGGGCCAGATCCTGAATCAAACCCAGCATTAAAATTAGCTATTTCCAAAGCTAAAGCTAAGAATATGCCTAAGGATAATATCGAAAGAGCTATTCAAAAAGCTAAAGGAGATAAAAATTCAAGTTCATACATCGAAACATTATTCAATGCTACTGTTGGTGGCGGTGTTACATTTATAGTTAATACCTTAAGCGATAATATTAATCGTGTCACTTCAAATATTCAAGCTTACTTTAAGAAGCAAAATGCTTCATTAGGAAAAACAGGTCAAATTCCTTATCCATTCGAGAAAAAAGGTATCATACAAATTGATGATTCGTTAATTTCGGAAGATGTTTTATTATTAAATGCTCTAGAATTAGGAGCAGAAGATGTTAAACACATTGTTGAAGATAATATCTTCGAAGTTACTTCAGCACCTGAAAATTTCAATGACTTAAGAAAAGCTATTGAAAATGATTTAGGAATTACTGAATTTAAAATGTGTGAAATCACATATATTCCATCATTATTTATTGCTCTAGATGATGAGAAAAAAGAAAAATTATTAAACTTCGCTAACGATCTTCAAGAAGATGATGACGTTCAAGATGTTTACCACAACATAGAAATTTAA
- the atpA gene encoding F0F1 ATP synthase subunit alpha, with amino-acid sequence MANRIDDISAIIKDRIKNYESKTNYAEVGRIISIGDGIALANGLEKVKNSEIVLINDDVYGLALNLEEEVVGITVFGNANSISEGDIVKRTGEVISVNVGDELLGRVINSLGFPIDGKGPIESNKKREIFKVAPGVMTRKEVNQPLETGILSIDSMIPIGKGQRELIIGDRQTGKTAIAIDTIINQKGKDVYCVYVAIGQKNSTVAQIVKKLSDSGALEYTTIVASSASELAPQQYIAPYTGVTIAEEWMNQGKDVLIVYDDLSKHAIAYRTLSLLLRRPPGREAYPGDVFYLHSQLLERAARVTKEFGGGSITALPIIETQQGDISAYIPTNVISITDGQIFTKESLFNSGQRPAVDVGFSVSRVGSSAQTKAMKRVVGSLKLDLAQYNEMQAFAQFGSDLDESTKTILDHGAKVYELLKQEQYSPLTQATQTVLLLGVKERIINPLPKESIHVYKEEVIKYIEHHPDIFAEISNETVLTDELYEKIAFDLAKIVKQIILTIPNYDPMIYKSIPEKYNKEF; translated from the coding sequence ATGGCTAACAGAATTGATGATATTTCAGCAATAATTAAAGATCGTATTAAAAACTATGAATCAAAAACTAATTATGCAGAAGTTGGAAGAATTATTTCTATTGGTGATGGTATTGCATTAGCTAATGGGCTTGAAAAAGTAAAAAATTCAGAAATAGTTTTAATAAATGATGATGTTTATGGTTTAGCATTAAACCTTGAAGAAGAGGTTGTTGGTATTACCGTTTTTGGAAATGCAAACTCAATTAGTGAAGGTGATATTGTTAAGCGTACTGGTGAGGTTATCTCTGTAAATGTAGGTGATGAACTTTTAGGACGTGTAATTAACTCATTAGGTTTCCCTATCGATGGTAAAGGACCAATTGAATCTAACAAAAAACGTGAGATTTTTAAGGTTGCTCCCGGCGTTATGACTCGTAAGGAAGTAAATCAACCACTTGAAACTGGTATTTTATCAATTGACTCAATGATACCAATAGGTAAAGGACAACGTGAATTGATAATAGGTGATCGCCAAACTGGTAAAACCGCTATTGCAATCGATACAATTATTAACCAAAAAGGAAAAGATGTTTATTGTGTTTATGTTGCAATTGGACAAAAAAACTCAACAGTTGCTCAAATAGTAAAAAAACTTTCAGATTCTGGTGCCCTTGAGTATACAACTATTGTTGCATCTAGCGCAAGTGAATTGGCTCCACAACAATATATAGCTCCATATACTGGAGTTACAATCGCTGAAGAGTGAATGAATCAAGGAAAAGATGTTTTAATTGTCTATGACGATTTATCAAAACATGCTATTGCTTATAGAACGCTTTCATTACTTCTTAGAAGACCGCCAGGTCGTGAAGCGTACCCAGGTGATGTTTTCTACTTGCACTCTCAATTGCTAGAGCGTGCAGCTAGAGTAACTAAAGAATTTGGAGGTGGTTCAATAACTGCATTACCAATAATAGAAACTCAACAAGGTGATATTTCAGCATATATTCCAACTAATGTTATTTCTATTACAGATGGTCAAATATTTACTAAGGAAAGTTTATTCAATTCAGGACAAAGACCAGCTGTTGATGTTGGTTTCTCTGTGTCACGTGTAGGTTCATCAGCCCAAACTAAAGCAATGAAAAGGGTTGTAGGTTCTCTTAAACTTGATTTAGCACAATACAATGAAATGCAAGCATTTGCTCAGTTTGGTTCAGACTTAGATGAATCAACAAAAACAATTCTTGACCATGGTGCAAAAGTATATGAACTACTAAAACAAGAGCAATACTCACCGCTTACACAAGCAACACAAACTGTATTACTTTTAGGAGTTAAAGAGAGAATTATTAACCCATTACCAAAAGAAAGCATACATGTTTATAAAGAAGAAGTCATAAAATATATCGAGCATCACCCAGATATCTTTGCTGAAATTTCTAACGAAACTGTTTTAACTGATGAGTTATACGAAAAAATAGCATTTGATTTAGCTAAAATAGTAAAACAAATAATTTTAACTATCCCTAATTATGATCCAATGATTTATAAAAGCATTCCTGAAAAATACAATAAGGAATTTTAA
- a CDS encoding 23S rRNA (pseudouridine(1915)-N(3))-methyltransferase RlmH, translated as MKINIIAVGTLEKDFKILYSEYIRKVNSYAKVNLIEIKESKENNIEVKKAKETEIIQSKIPKNSPVVLCSLQGKMYDSIEFSEIFNKDNITFIIGGSDGVLEEKFENVTKIKFSNMTFPHQLFRVMLSEQIYRAFSIINNKKYHK; from the coding sequence ATGAAAATTAACATTATAGCAGTTGGCACATTAGAAAAAGATTTTAAAATTCTATATAGTGAGTATATAAGAAAAGTAAATTCTTATGCTAAAGTTAATTTAATCGAGATAAAAGAATCAAAAGAAAATAATATAGAAGTAAAAAAAGCAAAAGAAACTGAGATAATTCAAAGTAAAATACCAAAGAATTCACCTGTAGTATTATGCAGTTTACAAGGGAAAATGTATGATAGCATTGAATTTAGTGAAATCTTTAATAAGGATAATATAACTTTTATTATCGGTGGTAGTGATGGAGTGCTTGAAGAAAAATTTGAAAATGTTACTAAAATTAAATTTAGTAACATGACCTTTCCACACCAACTTTTTAGGGTTATGTTATCTGAGCAAATTTATAGAGCTTTCTCAATAATCAATAATAAAAAATATCATAAATAA
- the mnmG gene encoding tRNA uridine-5-carboxymethylaminomethyl(34) synthesis enzyme MnmG — MNKKFEAIVIGGGHAGVEATFALANKGHKVALISFNLEKLAMMPCNPSIGGPAKGIITREIDALGGMQGYFADLAMIQIKMLNESKGPAVRAIRAQIDKEKYSKIIKESLEKHRNITLIEAEVSQINVENNKIIGVTTRDGEVYDADVVVLTTGTYMDSRIIRGKTVFESGPDNEKTTTLISESLRSLGFELQRLKTGTPPRIFTDSIDFSEVQKEELSNIQLNFSERSNIKLPEQISCYLTYTTPETHKLIEENVHLSGMYSGVIKGVGPRYCPSIEDKIMRFIDKERHQIFFEPETKEGDVMYINGLSTSLPVDIQAELIKTIPGLRNARVQKWAYAIEYDALNPLDLYPTLETKKIKNFFCAGQINGTSGYEEAAAQGLIAGINAALTLEHKETLILKRNEAYIGVLIDDLVTKGTKEPYRMLTSRAEYRLLLRNDNNDSRLYKIAYNVGLISKDEFDRIDQKYKLIDQKIKELENTFLSTKDPIAQKYNVENSTNLIKLISRPEVDPKDVLPDFPFINELTTIIRLDGYIKKQLAEANKMLKLEKYRIPENIDYNVIPNIATEARQKLIKIKPITIGQASRISGINPSDIQMLLFYIESNKKNEN, encoded by the coding sequence ATGAACAAGAAATTTGAGGCTATAGTAATAGGTGGAGGACACGCTGGAGTTGAAGCTACTTTTGCACTTGCAAATAAGGGACATAAAGTAGCTTTGATTAGTTTTAATTTAGAAAAACTTGCGATGATGCCATGTAATCCATCTATTGGAGGACCTGCTAAGGGGATTATAACTAGAGAGATTGATGCTTTAGGTGGAATGCAAGGATATTTTGCAGACTTAGCAATGATTCAAATAAAAATGTTAAATGAATCTAAAGGTCCGGCGGTTAGAGCTATAAGAGCTCAAATAGATAAAGAAAAATATTCTAAAATTATCAAAGAAAGTTTAGAAAAACATCGAAATATTACTTTGATAGAAGCTGAGGTTTCTCAAATAAATGTAGAAAATAATAAAATTATTGGTGTTACCACTAGAGATGGAGAAGTTTATGACGCTGATGTTGTAGTTTTAACAACAGGCACATACATGGATTCAAGAATTATTAGAGGTAAAACAGTATTTGAATCAGGTCCAGATAACGAAAAAACTACAACTCTAATTTCCGAATCATTAAGATCTTTGGGTTTTGAACTTCAAAGACTTAAAACTGGTACTCCACCAAGAATTTTTACAGACTCAATAGATTTTAGTGAAGTCCAAAAAGAAGAATTGAGTAACATTCAACTTAATTTTTCTGAACGTTCAAACATAAAATTACCCGAACAAATTTCTTGTTATTTAACATACACAACTCCTGAGACTCATAAATTAATAGAAGAGAACGTACATCTTTCTGGAATGTATTCTGGTGTAATTAAAGGTGTAGGACCAAGATACTGTCCAAGTATTGAAGATAAAATAATGCGTTTTATTGATAAAGAAAGACATCAAATTTTCTTCGAACCAGAAACTAAAGAGGGTGATGTGATGTATATTAATGGTCTTTCAACTTCTTTACCAGTTGATATCCAAGCAGAATTAATTAAAACAATACCCGGACTTAGAAATGCAAGAGTTCAAAAATGAGCATACGCCATTGAATATGATGCACTAAATCCTCTTGATTTATATCCAACTTTAGAAACTAAAAAGATTAAGAATTTCTTTTGTGCTGGACAAATAAATGGAACAAGCGGTTATGAAGAAGCTGCCGCTCAGGGACTTATTGCTGGAATTAATGCAGCATTAACTTTAGAACATAAAGAAACTTTAATTCTTAAAAGAAATGAAGCTTATATTGGTGTATTAATTGATGATTTAGTTACAAAAGGTACAAAGGAACCTTATAGAATGTTAACAAGTAGAGCTGAATATAGATTACTGTTAAGAAATGATAATAACGATTCAAGATTGTACAAAATTGCTTACAATGTTGGTCTAATTTCAAAAGATGAATTTGATAGAATTGATCAAAAATATAAATTAATTGATCAGAAGATAAAAGAACTTGAAAACACTTTTTTATCAACTAAGGATCCTATAGCTCAAAAATATAATGTAGAAAATAGTACTAATTTAATTAAATTAATTTCTAGACCTGAAGTGGATCCAAAAGATGTGTTACCTGATTTTCCTTTTATAAACGAATTAACAACTATAATCAGACTTGATGGATATATTAAAAAACAATTAGCTGAAGCTAATAAAATGCTCAAGTTAGAAAAGTATAGAATACCAGAAAATATTGATTATAATGTAATTCCTAATATCGCAACAGAAGCTAGACAAAAACTAATTAAAATTAAACCTATCACCATAGGACAGGCTTCAAGAATAAGCGGAATTAATCCATCAGATATTCAAATGCTTTTATTTTATATTGAATCTAATAAGAAAAATGAAAATTAA